In Streptomyces sp. NBC_00306, a single genomic region encodes these proteins:
- a CDS encoding S1 family peptidase, which translates to MRIKRTTPRSATARRTRLLAVSTGLVAAAALAVPAANADQSQTFSAAELTSASDAVLAADVAGTAWNIDPATKSLVVTADSTVSQAEIAKIKKAAGSNADALRIERTPGVFSKLLAGGDAIYASSWRCSAGFNVRSGNTYYFVTAGHCTDGAGTWYTNSARTTTIGPTAGSSFPGNDYGLVRYSNTSLAHPGTVGSVDITSAANATVGMSVTRRGSTTGTHSGSVTGLNATVNYGGGDVVYGMIRTNVCAEPGDSGGPLYSGSRAIGLTSGGSGNCSSGGTTFFQPVTEALSAYGVSVY; encoded by the coding sequence GTGAGGATCAAGCGCACCACCCCCCGCAGTGCCACGGCGAGACGTACCCGCCTTCTCGCCGTCTCCACCGGTCTGGTCGCCGCCGCAGCACTGGCCGTCCCCGCGGCCAACGCCGACCAGTCCCAGACGTTCAGCGCAGCCGAGCTCACCTCCGCGAGCGACGCCGTCCTCGCAGCGGATGTGGCCGGCACCGCCTGGAACATCGACCCTGCGACGAAGAGCCTCGTCGTCACGGCCGACAGCACCGTCTCCCAGGCCGAGATAGCGAAGATCAAGAAGGCCGCCGGAAGCAACGCCGACGCCCTCCGTATCGAGCGCACCCCCGGTGTCTTCTCCAAGCTGCTCGCCGGCGGCGACGCGATCTATGCCTCCAGCTGGCGCTGCTCCGCGGGCTTCAACGTCCGCAGCGGCAACACCTACTACTTCGTGACCGCCGGTCACTGCACCGACGGCGCGGGCACCTGGTACACCAACTCCGCCCGCACCACCACCATCGGCCCCACGGCCGGATCCAGCTTCCCCGGGAACGACTACGGCCTGGTGCGCTACTCCAACACCTCGCTCGCCCACCCGGGCACCGTCGGCAGCGTCGACATCACCAGTGCCGCGAACGCCACGGTCGGCATGTCGGTGACCCGCCGAGGCTCCACCACGGGCACCCACAGCGGCAGCGTCACCGGTCTCAACGCCACGGTGAACTACGGCGGCGGCGATGTCGTCTACGGCATGATCCGCACCAACGTCTGTGCCGAGCCCGGCGACAGCGGCGGCCCGCTCTACTCCGGCAGCAGGGCCATCGGCCTGACCTCCGGCGGCAGCGGCAACTGCTCCTCCGGCGGTACGACCTTCTTCCAGCCGGTCACCGAGGCGCTCAGCGCCTACGGAGTCAGCGTCTACTGA
- a CDS encoding DUF1684 domain-containing protein, translated as MSTDAQQAGQDGNEPQNWQKWHEQRVGSVSAPYGPLSLTGTHWLGDHPDGRLPAVPGSWVPDGDGVVLTAGPEDVLTVDGKPFTGSIRLTADHAPVPESRVAHGRRRLVVLRREGLWAVRDFDPDSPARRAFEGIEATAYDPRWAVPGTFRAYPESRSVRVENADGRERGLGLGGEITFPLDGMEHSLRVAVEQDGSLWAVFADATSGNGSYRFRFLRPPAPAADGTVTVDFNRSLLPPCAFADHFICPFPPPGNTLAVEIAAGERNLRDR; from the coding sequence ATGAGCACGGACGCACAGCAAGCGGGTCAGGACGGGAACGAGCCGCAGAACTGGCAGAAGTGGCACGAACAGCGCGTCGGTTCCGTCTCCGCGCCGTACGGACCGCTCTCGCTCACCGGCACGCACTGGTTGGGCGACCACCCGGACGGGCGACTTCCGGCCGTCCCGGGAAGCTGGGTGCCGGACGGCGACGGGGTGGTGCTCACCGCCGGACCCGAGGACGTTCTGACCGTCGACGGCAAGCCCTTCACCGGCTCGATCCGTCTCACCGCCGACCACGCGCCCGTCCCCGAGTCCCGGGTCGCGCACGGCCGGCGGCGGCTGGTCGTGCTGCGCCGCGAAGGGCTCTGGGCGGTACGTGACTTCGATCCCGACTCACCGGCGCGCCGGGCGTTCGAGGGCATCGAGGCGACGGCGTACGACCCTCGCTGGGCCGTGCCGGGGACCTTCCGGGCCTACCCGGAAAGCCGCAGTGTGCGGGTGGAGAACGCCGACGGGCGGGAGCGCGGTCTCGGCCTCGGTGGCGAGATCACGTTCCCCCTCGACGGCATGGAGCACTCCCTGCGGGTGGCGGTCGAGCAGGACGGTTCGCTGTGGGCCGTCTTCGCTGACGCGACCAGCGGGAACGGTAGCTACCGCTTCCGCTTCCTGCGGCCGCCCGCGCCCGCAGCGGACGGCACGGTGACCGTCGACTTCAACCGCTCGCTGCTGCCCCCGTGCGCCTTCGCCGACCACTTCATCTGCCCCTTCCCGCCGCCGGGGAACACGCTCGCGGTGGAGATTGCCGCGGGGGAACGGAACCTCCGCGACCGCTGA
- a CDS encoding DUF5685 family protein — protein MFGIVRPCSHRLGDGLKAEWMAHLCGLCLALRADHGQFARVVTNYDGLIVSVLTEAQAERTPATRRTAGPCPLRAMRTASVAKGEGARLAAAVSLVLASAKVRDHVADRDGMLARRPVAAAARRVATGWDRAGARTGAALGFDTAALVDAVDRQTGIEALAGPGTPLLTVTEPTETATAAAFAHTAVLAGRPENVAPLAEAGRLFGRLAHLLDAVEDREADAASGAWNPLTATGTSLAEARRLADDAVHGVRLALADARFTDDKLVHVLLAHELRTSVNRTFGTTTCSHQGHGTPQGPQNPYQGGGQGPYGNNPYGNNPYGGNPYGGGNPGGPGHPGGPGGPPRFGGEPTPPKRRGLLAGCAVFTGLFCTCQICCAKEYEGPWSRKKREGCCRDCDCDCCDCCSCDC, from the coding sequence GTGTTCGGAATCGTCAGGCCATGCAGCCACCGTCTCGGGGACGGGCTCAAGGCCGAGTGGATGGCCCATCTCTGCGGTCTGTGCCTGGCACTTCGTGCCGACCACGGCCAGTTCGCCAGGGTCGTGACCAACTACGACGGCCTGATCGTCTCGGTTCTGACGGAGGCTCAGGCCGAACGCACTCCCGCGACCCGGCGCACGGCGGGCCCCTGCCCGCTGCGCGCGATGCGCACCGCATCCGTGGCCAAGGGCGAGGGCGCACGCCTCGCGGCCGCCGTCTCGCTGGTCCTCGCCTCTGCCAAGGTGCGCGACCACGTCGCCGACCGGGACGGGATGTTGGCCCGCAGGCCGGTGGCCGCCGCCGCGCGCCGGGTCGCCACCGGCTGGGACCGGGCAGGCGCGCGTACCGGCGCGGCGCTCGGCTTCGACACCGCGGCCCTGGTCGACGCGGTCGACCGGCAGACGGGGATCGAGGCGCTCGCCGGCCCCGGAACCCCGCTGCTCACGGTCACCGAGCCGACGGAGACGGCGACGGCCGCCGCCTTCGCGCACACCGCGGTACTCGCCGGACGCCCGGAGAACGTGGCCCCGCTCGCCGAGGCCGGGCGCCTCTTCGGACGCCTCGCGCATCTGCTGGATGCCGTCGAGGACAGGGAAGCTGACGCGGCGTCGGGTGCCTGGAACCCGCTCACCGCGACCGGCACCTCGCTCGCCGAGGCCCGCCGCCTCGCCGACGACGCGGTCCACGGCGTACGGCTCGCGCTGGCCGACGCCCGCTTCACGGACGACAAGCTGGTGCATGTGCTGCTCGCCCATGAGCTGCGGACGTCGGTGAACCGGACCTTCGGTACGACGACCTGCTCGCACCAGGGGCACGGCACACCGCAGGGCCCGCAGAACCCCTACCAGGGCGGCGGTCAGGGCCCGTACGGCAACAACCCGTACGGCAACAACCCCTACGGCGGGAATCCTTACGGCGGCGGGAATCCGGGCGGCCCGGGCCACCCCGGCGGCCCCGGCGGTCCGCCGCGGTTCGGCGGCGAACCGACCCCGCCCAAGCGGCGCGGGCTCCTCGCCGGCTGCGCGGTCTTCACCGGACTCTTCTGCACCTGTCAGATCTGCTGCGCCAAGGAGTACGAGGGGCCCTGGTCGCGCAAGAAGCGTGAGGGCTGCTGCCGTGACTGCGACTGTGACTGCTGCGACTGCTGCAGCTGTGACTGCTGA
- a CDS encoding cell division protein SepF has product MGSVRKASAWLGLVEDSDERYYDDEYAEGAETGENAWVTDPRVRVASESAQEEGRRIATVSPSSFRDARGIGELFRDGVPVIVNLTSMEPSDAKRVVDFAAGLTFGLRGSIERVATRVFLLSPSDTQVVSGEAPGRSQDGFFNQS; this is encoded by the coding sequence ATGGGATCTGTGCGCAAGGCGAGCGCCTGGCTGGGACTCGTCGAGGACAGCGACGAGCGTTACTACGACGACGAGTACGCCGAGGGTGCGGAGACGGGTGAGAACGCCTGGGTCACCGACCCGCGGGTGCGCGTCGCCTCCGAGTCCGCCCAGGAAGAGGGACGCCGGATCGCCACGGTGTCGCCCTCCAGCTTCCGGGACGCCCGCGGTATCGGTGAGCTGTTCCGGGACGGTGTCCCGGTCATCGTCAACCTGACGTCCATGGAGCCCTCGGACGCCAAGCGCGTGGTGGACTTCGCCGCCGGACTGACCTTCGGCCTGCGCGGCTCCATCGAGCGCGTGGCGACCCGGGTCTTCCTGCTGAGCCCGTCGGACACCCAGGTCGTCAGCGGAGAGGCCCCGGGCCGCTCGCAGGACGGCTTCTTCAACCAGAGCTGA
- a CDS encoding acyl-CoA dehydrogenase family protein, with the protein MSAPAKPRFDAGDPLGIDDLLDPEDLAVRDTVRSWASDRVMPYIADWYERGDLPGIRELARELGSIGALGMSLKGYGCAGASAVQYGLACLELEAADSGIRSLVSVQGSLAMYAIHRFGSEEQKQRWLPGMAAGEIIGCFGLTEPDHGSDPAGMRTYAKRDGSDWVLTGRKMWITNGSVAGVAVVWAQTDDGIRGFAVPTDVPGFSAPEIKHKWSLRASVTSELVLDEVRLPADAVLPEVTGLKGPLSCLTHARYGIVWGSMGAARASFESALQYSRTREQFGRPIGGFQLTQAKLADMAVELHKGILLAHHLGRRMDAGTLRPEQVSFGKLNNVREAIEICRTSRTILGANGISLEYPVMRHATNLESVLTYEGTVEMHQLVLGKALTGLDAFR; encoded by the coding sequence ATGTCCGCACCCGCGAAGCCGCGTTTCGATGCCGGCGATCCGCTCGGCATCGACGATCTGCTCGACCCCGAGGACCTCGCGGTCCGCGACACCGTCCGCAGCTGGGCCTCCGACCGGGTCATGCCGTACATCGCCGACTGGTACGAGCGCGGCGACCTGCCCGGCATCCGCGAGCTGGCACGTGAGCTCGGCTCCATCGGCGCGCTCGGCATGTCGCTGAAGGGCTACGGCTGCGCGGGAGCCAGCGCGGTCCAGTACGGCCTCGCCTGCCTCGAACTGGAAGCGGCGGACTCCGGCATCCGCTCCCTGGTCTCCGTACAGGGCTCACTCGCCATGTACGCGATCCACCGCTTCGGCTCCGAGGAGCAGAAGCAGCGCTGGCTGCCCGGTATGGCGGCCGGCGAGATCATCGGCTGCTTCGGCCTGACCGAGCCCGACCACGGCTCCGACCCGGCGGGCATGCGCACCTACGCCAAGCGCGACGGCTCGGACTGGGTGCTCACCGGCCGCAAGATGTGGATCACCAACGGCTCGGTGGCCGGTGTCGCCGTCGTCTGGGCGCAGACCGACGACGGCATCCGCGGTTTCGCCGTGCCGACGGACGTCCCCGGATTCTCCGCCCCGGAGATCAAGCACAAGTGGTCGCTGCGGGCGAGCGTGACCAGCGAGCTGGTCCTCGACGAGGTGCGGCTGCCCGCCGACGCGGTCCTGCCGGAGGTCACCGGTCTGAAGGGCCCGCTGAGCTGTCTGACCCACGCGCGGTACGGAATCGTCTGGGGCTCCATGGGCGCCGCCCGCGCGAGCTTCGAGTCGGCGCTCCAGTACTCGCGTACGCGTGAGCAGTTCGGCCGCCCCATCGGCGGCTTCCAGCTCACCCAGGCCAAGCTCGCGGACATGGCCGTCGAGCTGCACAAGGGCATCCTGCTCGCCCACCATCTGGGGCGGCGCATGGACGCGGGAACGCTGCGCCCCGAGCAGGTCAGCTTCGGCAAGCTCAACAACGTGCGCGAGGCGATCGAGATCTGCCGCACCTCGCGCACCATCCTCGGTGCGAACGGGATCTCCCTGGAGTACCCGGTGATGCGGCACGCGACGAATCTCGAATCGGTGCTCACCTACGAGGGCACCGTCGAGATGCACCAGCTCGTGCTGGGCAAGGCGCTCACCGGCCTCGACGCCTTCCGGTGA
- a CDS encoding MFS transporter, with amino-acid sequence MSGTITAVARLRAAAGGANRWVVLVVLCLSLLLVALDATVLHVAVPAVTEDLRPSGVELLWIVDAYPLICAALLILFGTLGDRIGRRRVLLLGYAIFGIASAVAAFAATPDILIAARALLGVGGAMIMPATLSILRAVFPDRRERAMAIGIWTAVAAVGAATGPVLGGFLVEHFWWGSVFLINIPLMALILPIGRLLLPESRGNTDGPWDVLGALLAAAGVLGVVLGVKRLGVGHGLLDARTVGPLLIGAVLLVLFVRRQRRREHPLIDIRMFARATFSTSVGCIVLAMLALVGLELIAVQYLQLILGLSPLETGLRLLPLTFAAMAAGATGSSTLRRIGPRAMVGWGFVLTAAAVLLLVMMGQHDRPWLLTTGFVLLGFGLQTTLFAAYESMLSEAPQEHAGGAAAIGETSYQLGAGMGIALLGSIMNAAYAPAFSSLPGVPASASNAASHSLGEAYQVSDRLGGGAGETLRETARHAFVDGLHVTLLVSAGLLLLGALAALKLPRVMDCSTAEQCPRPRRPDVSIPASREPVEATGSGRAAH; translated from the coding sequence ATGTCCGGGACGATCACGGCCGTGGCACGCCTGCGTGCCGCCGCCGGCGGTGCCAACCGCTGGGTCGTCCTCGTCGTCCTCTGCCTCAGCCTGCTGCTCGTCGCGCTGGACGCGACCGTGCTGCACGTCGCGGTGCCCGCCGTCACGGAGGATCTGCGCCCGAGCGGCGTGGAACTGCTGTGGATCGTCGACGCCTATCCCCTCATCTGCGCCGCACTGCTGATCCTCTTCGGCACCCTCGGCGACCGCATCGGCCGCCGCAGAGTGCTCCTGCTCGGTTACGCGATCTTCGGCATCGCGTCCGCCGTCGCCGCCTTCGCCGCCACCCCGGACATACTCATCGCCGCACGCGCCCTGCTGGGTGTCGGCGGCGCGATGATCATGCCCGCGACGCTCTCGATACTCCGTGCCGTCTTCCCCGACCGGCGGGAACGGGCGATGGCGATCGGCATATGGACCGCGGTCGCCGCGGTCGGCGCCGCTACCGGGCCGGTCCTCGGCGGCTTCCTCGTCGAGCACTTCTGGTGGGGCTCGGTCTTCCTGATCAACATCCCGCTGATGGCGCTGATCCTGCCCATCGGCCGGCTGCTGCTGCCGGAGTCCCGGGGGAACACGGACGGCCCGTGGGACGTGCTGGGCGCCCTGCTCGCCGCCGCCGGAGTGCTCGGCGTCGTCCTCGGGGTGAAGCGGCTCGGTGTCGGGCACGGCCTGCTCGACGCCCGGACGGTCGGTCCGCTGCTGATCGGCGCGGTGCTGCTGGTGCTCTTCGTCCGGCGGCAGCGGCGGCGCGAGCACCCGCTCATAGACATCCGGATGTTCGCCCGCGCCACCTTCTCCACCTCCGTCGGCTGCATCGTGCTGGCCATGCTGGCGCTGGTCGGCCTGGAGCTGATAGCCGTCCAGTACCTCCAGCTGATCCTCGGGCTCAGCCCGCTGGAGACCGGGCTGCGGCTGCTGCCGCTCACCTTCGCGGCGATGGCCGCGGGCGCGACGGGCTCGTCCACCCTGCGCCGCATCGGCCCACGCGCGATGGTCGGCTGGGGCTTCGTGCTCACCGCAGCGGCCGTCCTGCTGCTGGTGATGATGGGACAGCACGACCGGCCCTGGCTGCTCACCACCGGATTCGTGCTGCTCGGCTTCGGCCTGCAGACCACGCTCTTCGCGGCCTACGAGTCGATGCTCAGCGAGGCGCCGCAGGAGCACGCGGGCGGGGCTGCCGCGATCGGGGAGACGTCCTACCAGCTGGGCGCGGGCATGGGCATCGCGCTGCTCGGCAGCATCATGAACGCGGCGTACGCGCCCGCGTTCAGCTCGCTGCCCGGGGTGCCGGCGTCCGCGAGCAATGCCGCCTCCCATTCGCTGGGCGAGGCGTACCAGGTGTCCGACCGGCTCGGCGGGGGCGCGGGGGAGACACTGCGCGAGACCGCGCGGCACGCGTTCGTGGACGGTCTGCATGTCACGCTGCTGGTGAGCGCCGGTCTGCTGCTGCTGGGCGCGCTGGCGGCGCTCAAGCTGCCTCGGGTCATGGACTGCTCGACGGCCGAGCAGTGCCCGCGCCCCCGGCGGCCGGACGTGTCGATCCCGGCGAGCCGTGAGCCCGTCGAGGCGACCGGGTCTGGACGCGCGGCACACTGA
- a CDS encoding phosphatase PAP2 family protein, which produces MRTDIFARLDREPEPPKIEIPRMSRIRLALFGGTSAFYLAIVVAVLASSWLVIIDWKVMLFRPYQQWPELHAFLDYFVVLGQRGPTAVMVAAWLGWRSWRQHTLRPLLALGVSLLLLNVTVGAVKIGLGRLGPHYATEIGSPELFAGGDIFPSGHTANAVVTWGILAYLATTPRARRYLSALSATVSLGVGLTTVYLGTHWLSDVLLGWAAGLLILLALPWCEPLIGRAEAFVLDLREQWRARRRLAPSLPVAAGGPRPGMHPQRGGGRQDGADREPVAAVGGPSAPTSRPGTQLTHTQRPHSHSMRSERTPVTPSGSRRPPTSRPATGG; this is translated from the coding sequence GTGCGTACCGACATCTTCGCCCGCCTGGACCGGGAGCCGGAACCGCCGAAGATAGAGATCCCGCGGATGAGCCGCATCCGTCTCGCCCTCTTCGGCGGGACGTCTGCGTTCTATCTCGCCATCGTCGTCGCCGTGTTGGCGTCGAGCTGGCTGGTGATCATCGACTGGAAAGTCATGCTGTTCCGGCCCTACCAGCAGTGGCCCGAGCTGCACGCCTTTCTCGACTACTTCGTGGTCCTCGGCCAACGCGGCCCCACGGCCGTGATGGTCGCTGCCTGGCTGGGCTGGCGCTCCTGGCGCCAGCACACGCTGCGGCCCCTCCTCGCCCTGGGCGTCTCGCTGTTGCTGCTCAATGTGACGGTGGGCGCCGTCAAGATCGGACTCGGCCGGCTCGGCCCTCACTACGCGACAGAGATCGGATCCCCCGAGCTCTTCGCGGGCGGCGATATATTTCCTTCCGGCCACACCGCCAACGCGGTCGTGACCTGGGGAATCCTGGCGTATCTGGCCACGACTCCGCGGGCCCGCCGCTATCTGTCGGCGCTCTCCGCCACCGTCTCGCTCGGTGTCGGCCTGACCACCGTGTACCTCGGTACGCACTGGCTGAGCGATGTCCTGCTCGGCTGGGCCGCCGGACTGCTGATCCTGCTCGCGCTGCCCTGGTGCGAGCCGCTGATCGGCCGTGCGGAGGCCTTCGTCCTCGACCTCCGCGAGCAGTGGCGCGCGCGTCGCCGTCTCGCCCCCTCGCTGCCGGTGGCGGCCGGTGGCCCGCGGCCGGGGATGCACCCCCAGCGCGGTGGAGGCCGGCAGGACGGTGCGGACCGCGAACCGGTCGCCGCGGTGGGCGGCCCGTCGGCCCCCACGAGCAGGCCGGGTACCCAGCTCACCCACACCCAGCGACCGCACTCGCACAGCATGCGTTCCGAGCGGACACCGGTGACACCTTCGGGCAGCCGGCGTCCGCCCACCTCTCGGCCCGCCACGGGCGGCTGA
- a CDS encoding I78 family peptidase inhibitor, with translation MASIPSPSAQPDDDADAYVGLSAEGAEQQARERGWTTVRALPPGSIITMEYLVGRLNFEVEGGTVKRCWVG, from the coding sequence ATGGCATCCATACCGAGCCCCTCAGCCCAGCCCGACGACGACGCCGACGCGTATGTCGGCCTCTCGGCGGAGGGCGCCGAACAGCAGGCCCGTGAGCGCGGCTGGACCACGGTCCGGGCGCTGCCCCCGGGGTCGATCATCACCATGGAGTACCTGGTGGGCCGGCTCAACTTCGAGGTGGAGGGCGGCACCGTCAAGCGCTGCTGGGTGGGCTGA
- a CDS encoding helix-turn-helix transcriptional regulator, giving the protein MLETSARLLRLLSLLQAHREWSGADLADRLGVTPRTVRRDVDRLRELGYPVNASPGTGGGYQLGAGAELPPLLLDDEEAVAVAVGLRTAAGNGIEGIGETSVRALAKLEQVLPHRLRRRVGALNAFTVPMLRAPRSRVDASVLTELANACRDSERLRFEYRDHSGSVSRRAVEPHRLVCTERRWYLVAWDLERGDWRTFRADRITPTPPHGPRFAPRTPPAEDLAAYVSRGVSTRAYAVQAVVRLHMSAEEAARIIGPSDGVLEAVDATSCLLRTGAAGLEVMVIHVMLLGVDFEVVEPEELTEHIRTLRDRLSRALGPAG; this is encoded by the coding sequence ATGTTGGAGACCTCGGCACGTCTGCTGCGCCTGCTGTCCCTGCTCCAGGCCCACCGCGAATGGTCGGGCGCCGACCTGGCCGACCGGCTCGGCGTCACGCCGCGTACCGTCCGGCGCGACGTCGACCGGCTGCGGGAGCTCGGCTATCCCGTCAACGCCAGCCCCGGCACGGGCGGCGGCTATCAGCTCGGCGCGGGGGCCGAGCTGCCTCCGCTGCTGCTCGACGACGAGGAGGCGGTGGCGGTCGCCGTCGGGCTGCGCACCGCCGCGGGCAACGGCATCGAGGGCATCGGCGAGACCTCGGTGCGCGCGCTGGCCAAGCTGGAACAGGTGCTGCCCCATCGGCTGCGCCGCCGCGTCGGCGCCCTCAACGCCTTCACCGTCCCGATGCTGCGCGCGCCCAGGTCCCGGGTCGACGCCTCCGTCCTCACGGAACTCGCCAACGCCTGCCGGGACAGCGAACGGCTGCGCTTCGAGTACCGCGACCACAGCGGCTCCGTCAGCCGCCGTGCCGTCGAACCGCATCGGCTGGTGTGCACCGAGCGCCGCTGGTACCTCGTGGCCTGGGACCTGGAGCGCGGCGACTGGCGCACGTTCCGCGCGGACCGCATCACGCCCACACCGCCGCACGGCCCCCGCTTCGCCCCGCGCACCCCGCCGGCCGAGGATCTGGCCGCGTACGTCTCCCGGGGCGTCTCGACCCGCGCCTACGCGGTGCAGGCCGTCGTCCGGCTGCACATGTCGGCGGAGGAGGCGGCCCGGATCATCGGTCCGTCCGACGGTGTTCTCGAGGCGGTGGACGCGACGAGCTGCCTGCTGCGCACCGGCGCGGCCGGCCTGGAGGTGATGGTGATCCATGTGATGCTCCTGGGCGTCGACTTCGAGGTGGTCGAGCCCGAAGAGCTGACGGAGCACATCAGGACGCTGCGGGACCGTCTCTCCCGGGCTCTGGGCCCGGCCGGCTGA
- a CDS encoding transglycosylase family protein, whose product MRTIQSFSTAVAALLLALVPQGGAQAAASDAPAPAATPAAPVTSAATPAFACAATGWPWNCVAECESGGKWNTNTGNGYYGGLQFWHPTWKAFGGLAYAPRADLATRAQQIKVAEEVLRVQGWKAWPVCSKRYGLKGRAHTVQPGDTLSAIATRFRVKGGWQALYTANRTVIGNSPDHLTVGMMLTLPG is encoded by the coding sequence ATGCGGACAATTCAGTCATTTTCGACCGCTGTTGCGGCCCTGCTGCTGGCTCTCGTACCCCAGGGCGGCGCCCAGGCGGCGGCCTCGGACGCTCCAGCCCCGGCGGCGACTCCGGCGGCCCCGGTCACATCGGCGGCCACTCCTGCTTTCGCCTGCGCGGCGACCGGCTGGCCGTGGAACTGCGTCGCCGAGTGCGAGAGCGGCGGGAAGTGGAACACCAACACCGGCAACGGCTACTACGGCGGGCTCCAGTTCTGGCACCCGACGTGGAAGGCCTTCGGAGGTCTCGCGTACGCGCCGCGCGCCGACCTCGCGACCCGCGCCCAGCAGATCAAGGTCGCCGAAGAGGTGCTCCGCGTCCAGGGGTGGAAGGCCTGGCCCGTCTGCTCGAAGCGGTACGGCCTCAAGGGCCGGGCCCACACCGTCCAGCCCGGGGACACCCTCTCCGCCATCGCCACGCGCTTTCGCGTGAAGGGCGGCTGGCAGGCGCTGTACACCGCCAACCGGACGGTCATCGGCAACTCTCCGGACCACCTCACGGTCGGGATGATGCTGACCCTTCCCGGGTGA
- the der gene encoding ribosome biogenesis GTPase Der, which translates to MNDQHDHGALGDAEYTEFMELAAEEGFDVEDVEGAIEEAGHGPLPVLAVVGRPNVGKSTLVNRIIGRREAVVQDKPGVTRDRVTYEAEWAGRRFKVVDTGGWEQDVLGLDASVAAQAEYAIEAADAVVFVVDSTVGATDTDEAVVKLLRRAGKPVVLCANKVDGQSGEADATALWSLGLGQPHPVSSLHGRGTGDMLDAVLEALPEAPAQTFGNAVGGPRRIALIGRPNVGKSSLLNKVAGEDRVVVNELAGTTRDPVDELIELGGITWKFIDTAGIRRRVHLQEGADYYASLRTAAAVEKAEVAVVLIDASESISVQDQRIITMAVEAGRAMVVAFNKWDTLDEERRYYLEREIETELAQIAWAPRVNVSAVTGRHMEKLVPAIETALAGWETRVPTGRLNAFLGEIVASHPHPIRGGKQPRILFGTQAGTKPPRFVLFASGFLEHGYRRFVERRLREEFGFEGTPIHISVRVREKRGRKK; encoded by the coding sequence ATGAACGACCAGCACGACCACGGAGCGCTCGGCGATGCCGAGTACACGGAGTTCATGGAGCTCGCCGCGGAAGAGGGCTTCGACGTCGAGGACGTCGAAGGTGCCATCGAGGAGGCCGGGCACGGCCCGCTGCCCGTCCTCGCCGTCGTCGGCCGCCCCAATGTCGGCAAGTCGACCCTGGTGAACCGCATCATCGGCCGCCGTGAGGCCGTCGTCCAGGACAAGCCGGGCGTCACCCGCGACCGCGTCACCTACGAGGCCGAGTGGGCGGGCCGCCGCTTCAAGGTCGTCGACACGGGCGGCTGGGAGCAGGACGTCCTGGGGCTCGACGCCTCCGTCGCCGCCCAGGCCGAGTACGCGATCGAGGCGGCCGACGCGGTCGTCTTCGTGGTCGACTCCACCGTCGGCGCCACGGACACCGACGAGGCCGTCGTCAAGCTGCTGCGCCGGGCGGGCAAGCCCGTCGTGCTGTGTGCCAACAAGGTCGACGGGCAGAGCGGCGAGGCGGACGCCACCGCGCTGTGGTCGCTCGGTCTCGGCCAGCCGCACCCGGTCTCCTCGCTGCACGGCCGCGGTACGGGCGACATGCTCGACGCCGTCCTCGAGGCCCTGCCCGAGGCCCCGGCCCAGACCTTCGGCAATGCCGTCGGCGGCCCCCGCCGCATCGCCCTCATCGGCCGCCCGAACGTCGGTAAGTCCTCGCTGCTCAACAAGGTCGCAGGCGAGGACCGGGTGGTCGTCAACGAGCTGGCGGGCACCACCCGCGACCCGGTCGACGAGCTGATCGAGCTCGGCGGCATCACCTGGAAGTTCATCGACACGGCCGGTATCCGCCGCCGTGTCCACCTCCAGGAGGGCGCGGACTACTACGCCTCCCTGCGGACCGCCGCCGCGGTCGAGAAGGCGGAGGTCGCGGTCGTCCTGATCGACGCGTCCGAGTCCATCAGCGTCCAGGACCAGCGGATCATCACCATGGCGGTCGAGGCCGGCCGTGCCATGGTCGTGGCGTTCAACAAGTGGGACACCCTCGACGAGGAGCGCCGCTACTACCTGGAGCGCGAGATCGAGACCGAGCTCGCCCAGATCGCCTGGGCGCCCCGGGTGAATGTCTCGGCCGTCACCGGCCGGCACATGGAGAAGCTGGTCCCGGCGATCGAGACGGCGCTCGCCGGCTGGGAGACCCGGGTCCCGACGGGACGGCTGAACGCCTTCCTCGGTGAGATCGTCGCCTCCCACCCGCACCCGATCCGCGGCGGCAAGCAGCCCCGCATCCTGTTCGGCACCCAGGCGGGCACCAAGCCGCCGCGGTTCGTCCTCTTCGCCTCCGGCTTCCTGGAGCACGGCTACCGCCGCTTCGTGGAGCGCAGGCTGCGCGAGGAGTTCGGCTTCGAGGGCACCCCGATCCACATCTCGGTGCGGGTGCGGGAGAAGCGCGGCCGCAAGAAGTGA